Within Salmo trutta chromosome 30, fSalTru1.1, whole genome shotgun sequence, the genomic segment aaccttagtcactgctACTAGCCAGCCTCCTCCCAGTACTTTACTCTGCACTTTAGAGACTGCTACTAGCCAGCCTCCTCCCAGTACccagccctgaaccttagtcactgctACTAGCCAGCCTCCTCCCAGTACTCTACTCTCCACTTTAGAGACTGCTACTAGCCAGCCTCCTCCCAGTACccagccctgaaccttagtcactgctACTAGCCAGCCTCCTCCCAGTACTTTACTCTGCACTTTAGAGACTGCTACTAGCCAGCCTCCTCCCAGTACTTTACTCTGCACTTTAGAGACTGCTACTAGCCAGCCTCCTCCCAGTACccagccctgaaccttagtcactgctACTAGCCGGCCTCCTCCCAGTACTCTACTCTCCACTTTAGAGACTGCTACTAGCCAGCCTCCTCCCAGTACCCAGCCCTACTCTCCACTTTAGAGACTGCTGCACTACGTACATAGTCATGGAacactggttactttaataatgttataATAGCTCGTTCTGTTACTTCTTAATTCCTTTCTCTTTTTACTTTTTGGGGATTATGTGTATATTGTGGTGTATTGCTACGTATTACTGCACCGTTGAATCTAGAAACGACAGTTACACCTGTGATTTGATTCAGTAAAGGGGGATATGTTGATGTGTGGGAGACGTATTGATACAGCACTTGTTGGTGTGATGGTCTAAGCAGTGATACAAAGAGAATGGAGGAGCTGTTCAACAGGAACCAACAgctgagagagcagcagaggtTACTCACAGACAACATCAAACAACTGGAaaacaggtgagtgtgtgtgtgtgtgtgtgtgtgtgtgtgtgtgtgtgtgtgtgtggggggggggggtgtgtgggtgtgtgggtgtgtgtgtgtgtgtgtgtgtgtgtgtgtgtgtgtgtgtgtgtgtgtgtgtgtgtgtgtgtgtgtgtgtgtgtgtgtctactgtatgGGCATGTagcaatgtgtctgtctgtgtttggggTATTTTATGTAGCTCAGCATGGCATTTGTAATGGCAAAATAGTGGGTtggattcccgggaccacccatatgtaaaatgtatgcacgaaTGACTGATAaatcatctgctaaatggcatgtatATTACAGTGTTCTATGATTTTTTTGTGCCAccaatgtgtgtgtatctgtgtgtatgctgttttaaagtaactgtccagtgaaaatatCACGTTTAAAAGTTTATATTCTGTTAACCCATACCCAAGTAATGTTCTTGAAAAAAATCTCAAACAGACCGTttcaaaaatgcttgctatttatTTCTATTTTTAACTCTTCATTGTTGAGAAAGGGCTAGTAAGTATCCACGGTAAAGTCTACAAGTGtggtattcggtgcatgtgacaaattcaattttatttgatttgattggatatTTCCTCAAAGAGAGAATGATGTCATCCTGCCTCATTggctgagctggccaatcagcggtctactcgTATGAATATATTTAATGACCGGTAGGCTCCCACAACATTCTGTTATCGTGGGTATAGCCACACCATTTctaacacagaaaagctgctttttaacatattTAATTCCCTTTTTTGTTTATAAGAAAAGTATTTCACTCAAGtatttcactggacagttactttaacacCAGTCTGCCTCTAGCTCAATGTTCGTCAGTGTTTGACCCCCCGCCGACCTCTGTGCTTTAGGTTGAGGGCGGGGCTGTGTGACAGGTGTACTGTGACTCAGGATGTAGCCAAGCGCCAGCAGCAGGAGTATGAGACCTCTCAGATCCAGAGCCTACAGCACATCTCCATCCTGGGTAGCTAACAGCTAacacatcacatcaaccccattTAGAGTGCCAATTATACTGTGACATTCGGAGAATCTGTTCTTTTTTGAAGGGACCTCCCATGTCACCCAAAATGTTTATGAGCTTCTAATAGTAAAGGTGTCATTTAatggtatatttatttatttattagtttattaatgaatgaatgaatgaattaattaattattttattgatttgtttatttttttatttttttatttttatttgttagtttatttatttatttattatttatttattagtttatttattatttatttattgtttattttttttatttttttattttattctaatGACCTTTCAATTTGGCATGATCAAAACCAATCATGACGTCAACCAAATCACTTGAAGAAAGGAGACTACCTGCGTATGTTCATCCGATCCAAAACACCTCCAGTATCCAAACAAAGCACTGTGGACTAACACCACTTGATGATTGGAAAGAGacaaatgttacaaaatacaaaaaagtgtaatgacatttggCAATTGTCATTGGGTCTACATTCTTGTAGCCTGAATTAATTGATGTCTTTCTGAAAAAAATAACCTTTTTTTGTAAAAAGAAAAGTTGGTACACCTGAAAAGAGGCTGTCCCGGGATGATAAGTGCAGCCATATGTGGAAAAACAATTGTTTAAACCATGACACAGAGGTGGGGATGTTCGTTTAATTCGGAAATAAGCATTTATTTTCATCTTTACCACTGTACAAATTGCAAATTGCCTAGTGGTTAGGACGTTGGGCTGGTAGCTGGTTCAAATACCTGAGCAGACAAGGTGAAAAgtctgtccttgagcaaggcacttaacccttgtTCTCTCCAACaatgccgtactactatggctgaccctgtaaaactgcacctatctggtgtttgacaatcaaacaactttttttgttgttgcacaaATTAGAGAACCCCCCGCCCCCCATTGCATTTAGGAGGACTCATGTCACATTTTAGGGTGTCATGAGACCCCCCCTGTGCCCCCTGTAATTGGCACTCTGAGGTCCCCTTCTCCACATGCCTCTCTAGCATTGTGTAAAGATCCAATTAGGCTCCCTGTTTTGTAGCTACAGTGCAGTGTTTTAACATTAACCATGGTCTGGAGATTATTTtcagtattttgtattttgtagCTGGAGAGATGAACACGATGAAAAAGGAGAACCAGAGGCTGCGAGAGGAAGTCAGGCATCTGAGAGTGGCACTAGAGTAAGTTCTGTATGTTTTACAACATGTGAGTCTGTGTTCCTGTCTTGAGTGTTGCTTGAGTGTAACATGCTTGTCGTTTCAGAGGTCAGAGTGGACATTCCTCCTCCCAGAATGCAATTCCAGAGGTCAGACAGTCGGCTGACCTTTCACCTTCTGCTATGCCACACATCCTCACCGCCATCAGGTCTATTAACCAGCCATCAGAGGGCGCCACTGCAGGGCTGTCCATAGTGAAGACTGAGACAGACCACAGCCTCTCTTTTAGAGTTGACGGTGAGAGTAAAGAAAACACTTTTCCTCATGAACCTAAAGGATTTACAGTCATTTAATGATGACTCGTCATCATCACCAGTATAATCATCAGGATATATTTTCTTCTTGCCTTTACGACAAAACAGAGACACTACCTGAACGCAGAGATGTGAGGGGTTTGAATGGAAAACAATCCTATGTAAGCATATTTTGTTTGTCTATAACAAATCGTTAACTAAAAATATCTAGGAATATATCACAGGTCAAAATGTCCTTGTCCTCTCTCAGCCACCATCTCTCTTTTTATCTCACAAAGGAATCTCATAAGCCCCTATCCATGTCCACTCCCATCCCACAAGCACTGAGGCCAGAGCACAGTACAGCCAGAGGGAACACTGGGCAGAAGAGGTGAGCAAGTGAGGTAATAACAGCAAATAGAGAAAAGGGAAACACATTCACATTCAAAatgtccccctctttctcctcttcccccatccctctcttagAGCCAATAGTGCGGAGATGGTTGGTCAGCAGCGCTCCCCTGTCGCTCCCACCATTCCACACCCCCTACTTGTCCAGAAAGACaggcctctctcctcttcatcctccttctcatcctccttatccacctcttcctctctacctggAGATGAGAAGCACAGCCGTCACCTGGTCCATGCTCCGGTCCCTTACTGGCCGCGCCCCATCAAAAGTGctcgtctctccctcccctggccCCTGCCGGAGCACTCCGACTGGGTCACCGTGGCCACCTCTGTGGACGACGGCTTGGTGTCCCAATCCAAACATAACCTCAACCTACCACGCTTCCCCAATCTACAGACCTACGTCCAGCAGAACAGCAGCCTTGGGAAGGCCTGGCTCAAGCCCAGCCACCCTCCCCAGGCCAGCCTGACCAGGAGTCTGTCCACTGAGCACGGGGAGAGACCAACAGCATGGGTACAGGACCGTGACAGGCGGGTGGCGCCACACTCGTGGAGGGAGGCAGTGGTGCAGGCAGAGATGGTTTTCGGGGAGAGTCTGAAAGAGGCTGACTCTCCTCTGGACCTGTCTGATCCTGGGAGGTCCAAAAGCATTAAGTCACCACAGGACAGCAAGGCCAGCCCCACGCTACAGGACGTGTACATAGAAGGGGAGACATCTAACAGGACCACCAGGACAGACTCCTCGCCACAGAGCCAGGCCTgtcccccctcttcctcatcctcctcttcctccacaccTGCTCTTCCTTCATCATCCTCTTCTACACATCCCACCAGCCAACAGAGTCAAAGCCCCAACAACCACAACCTTAAGGTGCTCTACTTGAtcctacatacactaccgttcaaaagtttggggtctggaaacggcagattttttatggaatatctacataggtgtacagaggcccattaacagcaa encodes:
- the LOC115168642 gene encoding RBBP8 N-terminal-like protein isoform X1, with protein sequence MEELFNRNQQLREQQRLLTDNIKQLENRLRAGLCDRCTVTQDVAKRQQQEYETSQIQSLQHISILAGEMNTMKKENQRLREEVRHLRVALEGQSGHSSSQNAIPEVRQSADLSPSAMPHILTAIRSINQPSEGATAGLSIVKTETDHSLSFRVDETLPERRDVRGLNGKQSYESHKPLSMSTPIPQALRPEHSTARGNTGQKRANSAEMVGQQRSPVAPTIPHPLLVQKDRPLSSSSSFSSSLSTSSSLPGDEKHSRHLVHAPVPYWPRPIKSARLSLPWPLPEHSDWVTVATSVDDGLVSQSKHNLNLPRFPNLQTYVQQNSSLGKAWLKPSHPPQASLTRSLSTEHGERPTAWVQDRDRRVAPHSWREAVVQAEMVFGESLKEADSPLDLSDPGRSKSIKSPQDSKASPTLQDVYIEGETSNRTTRTDSSPQSQACPPSSSSSSSSTPALPSSSSSTHPTSQQSQSPNNHNLKEEEQPEKEEAEGKVDQKTGKDSEDRKVPVLTISLRPVVLLEALNSGLQKQLFSNGKSGSRSDHQEVEGSLSESESSQRSKRTGLDTDTDTDTEVRCKKEEQGIVVPRRTSLSCVPP
- the LOC115168642 gene encoding RBBP8 N-terminal-like protein isoform X2, with translation MEELFNRNQQLREQQRLLTDNIKQLENRLRAGLCDRCTVTQDVAKRQQQEYETSQIQSLQHISILAGEMNTMKKENQRLREEVRHLRVALEGQSGHSSSQNAIPEVRQSADLSPSAMPHILTAIRSINQPSEGATAGLSIVKTETDHSLSFRVDETLPERRDVRGLNGKQSYESHKPLSMSTPIPQALRPEHSTARGNTGQKRANSAEMVGQQRSPVAPTIPHPLLVQKDRPLSSSSSFSSSLSTSSSLPGDEKHSRHLVHAPVPYWPRPIKSARLSLPWPLPEHSDWVTVATSVDDGLVSQSKHNLNLPRFPNLQTYVQQNSSLGKAWLKPSHPPQASLTRSLSTEHGERPTAWVQDRDRRVAPHSWREAVVQAEMVFGESLKEADSPLDLSDPGRSKSIKSPQDSKASPTLQDVYIEGETSNRTTRTDSSPQSQACPPSSSSSSSSTPALPSSSSSTHPTSQQSQSPNNHNLKEEEQPEKEEAEGKVDQKTGKDSEDRKVPVLTISLRPVVLLEALNSGLQKQLFSNGKFDVRKRNKASWSPGGPLSAVFHPDCNRDDALTGTGTEGQPVPKT